From the Drosophila sechellia strain sech25 chromosome X, ASM438219v1, whole genome shotgun sequence genome, the window GCCGCATGTGGGCATTTAGCGCGTGCTGGTACTTGTATGTATTACCGCACACCTCGCAGATCTTTGGCGAGCGTTCGGAATTGCGGCGTTTGGTCGTGGAACCGACCTTGAAATCATCGTCCACGTTCCCCGTCACCGGCAGTTTTTCCTGCTTCACATTGGGCGAAGCGCGACGGTATGTGCGCTTTTTCTGATGGTTGGCGGGCGGAGTCGGCGGCAACGGCAACGGCGGGCTGGCCACCACAGACTCATCGATGAGCGGAGTCTCGATCTCGTATAGATGCTCCGGCGTGTTTTCGTCATCCCAGGGATCCAGTCCCAGCATCTTGGCCTGcccctcatcctcatcctgcTGTCTTTCAGGGTCCTTTTCTTCTGCCTGCTGAGTAATAGGATCCGGCGCTTGCAAGCCATTCAGGGATAAGGCCATGGCTCCCTCTTGTATGAGGGCAAGTGAATCAGCCTTCTCCTCCTTGACATCCTCGGAGGGCTCCGTGCTGGTAGTTATTGTACCGCTTACTGAACTGGAAGAGCAGGGATCCACGTTGAGCCTCCTTATTTTCAGTGTTGCAGGCAGCCGAACGTGAGCCTGTTCCAGATCATGCTTaagctgctcctgctgcttatCGACCAGCGGAGGGACaggagaagcagcagcagcagcaggagcagcagcagctgcggtGCCGGAGCCGGCGGAGGTCGAGGTAGCGCGGCTGGCGGAGCGAAATAGCTTCTGGACAGCGGTGCATTTCTCGTGAAAGCGATAAGAGACGGACAACTCCAGATGGCACTGCTTGCAGATCTTGTCCGGCAAGCGCTGCATCTGCGACGGGCTGCTGTCCAGCTGCAGGCTGGTGCAGCAGCGAATCTTGTCCAGGATGAGCATATGAGGAGACTGCGGGTCGTGGCCATAGATCGAGCTGGCCTCGGGCTCCTCCGCCAGGCAGACCAGGCACGCCACGCCCAGGTCCACCACACGCGGTTGCAGGTTGTTGGACATTGCTCCGATCTCGGACTGAACCTGCGTTATGGCTCTTGCTCAAGCTGCTCCCAAAATTCGCAACACGCGCAGGCAACAAGAAAACACTTCTTTTGAAATAGGGATGGCACTTGCGTGTTTTTCGGTACCTGACACTCAGTGTGGCAATCACGAGACTCGCGCTATTATCGTTTTATTAGTTATCGTATATTTTTTAGGATGGGTTATTTCCTGTTTGtctatttcttttttaaataaaaatgtacaGGCCCTTTCTGCTTAGGGGTATATTTGAAAGTGGTAAAACGTaagtccaaaaaaaaagattatttcGTATCGATTATTTGTAGATTTGATTACTCACCTCTAGCGATTCTGTTATCGTTGACTTTCCTTTACGAAAAGTGCGTCTGGCGTGTGGTTGTTTTTCAGCAAATTAAGCATTTTAGAAGGACAACTTCGAAATACCTTTTATTGCATTACTGGCATATCATTTCAAGTTTTCATACTTTACAAGTGCTTGTTTATATTTCTATAAGTCGGACTATTTTCAACGGAATTTAAATTGTTATATTTCGCGCTTATCTGTAAAACCATTTATCGGCGAAGAGAAGATTTGCGCGTGTCGGCATTCAGAAGATTTGCGTTTGACGGCAGGCAGGAGAAGTTGATTTTATTTAGtgaaaaatgaatttttatcCAATGGTGCAGTTTGGCCAGAAGCTAATCGAGTTTTTGACCCAGCCGGAGAAGACGGATGAGTCTGGCGGCGACGCTGCGGCTCCGTTGCCTTTGAAGAATTTCGGCAAGTTGATCCGTTACAACAACGATGAATTGACCAAGCGGGGTGACTTGACAATAGTGGCTATTCCGCGTTACtggcaaaaatatttgaagatGCAGGGTCTGAAGCTGCGCATCGATGGCGACGAATTGCTCCCCAGCGAGGTGGAGCGCCAGGAGTTGATCGAGCAGTCTCGCATGTGGCGTTTTCCGCTCCTCGAAGTCACTGTGCTGAACAAGGAACGCTACTCTCTGCGTTTCCAGCGCCATCCGATTATTGCACACGTGCTTAAATCTGTGCTCACGCTGCGCGGCGATTACGGCCGTTCGGCAAAAAACAACCATTCGCGCACCATTTGCTTGCAGTTGCAAGCCGATGCCGGAGCCGTCGATGGCGGGCAGGACTTGCGCCATTATCGTGTGCAGCAACTATACAAGATACTGCTGCGCATGGTTGACTACTCGTCTTGGCGCCTTGTGGAGCCGAATGACCGCCAGAAGGACACCATCTGTGTGACTGTCGAATTGGAGAAATGCTGCAAGCGCGAGCAGCCCGTGAGACATGTGTGCCTCACAAGCGGTCCTGTTTTGGACCCCATGAATATGGGCGCCAGCTTTTTGACTGTTAACGAGTACTTAGAgtaagtacatacatatgtatgtactatATCAGTACATGTTTCGACAAGCTCTTTTTCCAAGTTAACCTAAAAACTCATATGTTTGCATCTCTTTCTTTTTCGTGCACGTATTCTGCACCTTCAATGTAGGCTGCGCCGCAAGCATATGGAGCTGATGGCCACGCAACGGTCCGGAATGTGTCCGGTAGGAATGAGCAGCCTTGAGACGCTGACGAAGCGTCTTGGAGCCGCTGCCGTGATTGTGGATCTCTTTGTGGTGCGCCACTCCAGCGCCGTGCGTGTGGTGCGCCATGGAATGGGAATTTGCAAGGGTGCTTCGTACATCTTGTACAATTCGGCACGTATGGAGGCGCTGCTGCGCAAATTTCATCATGAGGTTAGCACTGGTGCCTATGAGAGACTGCCACTGCTGGATGAGATCGATTTTAGCGTTCTAGAGGATGGTGTATGTGATTTTTGTTTGCTGTCTGTTGTCATTTTATGATTTTCTATGTCCTTTATGCGCAGGTTGACTGGGAGTTGATTTATGGCTACCTCCTTACCTTTCCGGAGCTAATGGAGTACACAATGGAACAATTGGACCAGGGTAATTGCGGTGTCCATCTGCTTGTGCACTTCGTTGAGAACCTGGCTGCCGCCTTCAGTCGCTTTTATTATCATAAGAAGGTCCTTCTTCAGAAGCGCGATGAACTTATGCCGATCCTGTACGCCAGGATCTACCTGATCAAGGCGGTGAGACAGGTCCTGAATACGGCTCTGGCCGTCCTGGGCATAGAACCGGTGGACTACGTATAAAGATATGTTGACCATATCTTCTATacgcaaaaacacaaaaacaagagGCTGATGCGAAACCGTACCAAAACCGAAAGCTGTCTCAACAGTGGGCggtaataatataataataatataataatgaCATGTGATCTTTAAAATGACCATACAATTCTCATATAACATAGTTACACCTctcattttataaaataataatcaaaatattgCAGTATTTACTTGTATACAAAACGCTGAAACGTTGAATAAAAGACTTGCTTTTTGTATGAATACAAAAGCTCCTTTTGTACAATCGAATCGTTTATTATTGAAAGAAGTATCCACACTACGATTATCATTGAAATGCGATTTTGTTTAAACACTTAATGCTACATTTTAAGAACAGGAATCATCTCGCATACATGGCTACATCTTAATGTATGAATGTCCTAGCTATCTAGAGTTGAAAACCCAACCGAAACGTATTTCTAAAATGTTtgaatgtatgtatataaaaaaattgatTATTTCGAAGGGACTAACAACcattaaaatactttttatttcctaacaacaattttaaatgGTTTCAGCGACTTTGGTTAGAAAACAATAATGTTAATGATACATAATAATGATTTTTGGTAACTAAATGTAATCGCCATAAATGTTCCGTTTACTCTTATCtacatttcatttgttttcagCATACAAAATCTATTTTCGTTTCATTTTAAATCTAAATGGTATGTACCAGGTCATGAAAATGtccacatatgtatatattgtatTAACCTATCCTATCAATTTACAGTTGTTTCACCCATTTCATCATTATTGGCCTTACATGTACATGGACTTAGCATCAGGGACTTACCAATTATTTTGGCATGTAGGAAACATTTAGCATAATACTATGTGGCAGGAGCGCTGGCGGGGATCACTGGATCTGGATGGGACTGGATCTGGATCATCACctggcctgctgctgctgctgcttttgccgATTGAAGTCGGCGGCAAACTGGACATTTTCGGGACTGCTGTGGAAGAGCTGCTCCATTAGCCGCGTGCTGCCCAGGGAGTTGGCCTTGGTGCCCAGGCACATGTTGTACTGCGGCGCATCCAGCTGCACGTCGCAGCTGATGTCATGGTAGATGTGCACCAGCGTGGGATCCGGTGCACGGAAGACACTCAATCTGCGCCACTGCTCAGCGGCCTCGTTGTAGTCCATGGCCAGTTCGGCGGTGTTGGCCAGGAAGCCCCGTTGCCTGGTGCCCACGCGCACGATCTTCTCCAGGAACTTGACGTCCTCCAGGCCCCAGCCGGTGATGTCCTTGTCGAATCCGTTGATATCCTCATCGAGTATGTCCGACTTGTAGATGGCACAGATGCCGAACCCAAATTGCCGGAAGTAGCCACGTTCGTCGTCGATCCTGGGCGTGTCTCCCTCGTCCTCGGATCCCCCAGCATCACCGGTCCTCCTCTGCGGATCATACTGACTGAAGACGATGGGCAGGTAAACCTGTTTGCCCCGCTGCGTGTGCATCCTCACGCGCTGCAGCGTCTCCACCTCGAAGACCATATCCACGTCGATAAACAGAATGATGTCCTCCTGACGAATGTACGAGGATCTGGCGGCCACGTCTAGGGCAACGCCACGGGAGAAGGCGCTGCTTCTTTGGATCCAGTTCACCTGCTGGTAGACATGCCGGGCGTGTAGATCATGGAGCAGCTGCAGGTGATCGCCCAGCTCGTCCGGCGACCCAAAGATCACCACCAGGAGGTCGCAGTGCTGTTCGCCACGCACGCAGACGCGCTCGTAGGTGCGCAGGAAGCGCTCGAATGTACCCAGACGACCGGCGATGGGCAGGACGAACACGATCTTGTCCTGCGTCGGTGACAGCAGTCCACTGGGCATCGTGAAGTGGCTGCTCAAGCGGGCCATTCCTTTCTGGAACAGGCTGCCCAGGAGACCTGTCGTCGAGAAAGGGCAGTTACAATAACCATATAAGTTATCTCTCCAAGATGTTACTGCCCCACATGGGTATACATATTTGAAATAGAATATAACACTCACTTTGCTGCAGGGTGACATTGTAGAAGTCCTCGTCCACCTCCTTGACAAAGATGCCCGTGAAGGCGCGCTGAACATAGAGATGCCTTCGCACCGGGACTGTCATCTTCTTGCCCCGGTACTTCTTGTAGATGAGCAGCAGATCGAGGATCATGTCCTGGCCGTGGAGGGCGTCCAGTCGATGGTATCCGTAGAGCAGCTCCCGAAACTCGATGACGCGACCCCGCTGCCTGGAATAGTTGTTGATGTTCTCCATCACCTCGGTGATGGCATCCTCCAGTCCCTCGCGCATCGCCGAGTCGATCTTCTGCTTGGGATTGGCGGAACTGGCCGAGTACAGGCTGCGGGCAATGAAGGACCAGTCCAGGAGGTCGTCGGTGCTTGCTGGCACGAATTTATTCAGTTCCGGACTGATTCCTGTGGATGAAAGTGAAGAGAATGGATTAGTGGACGGAGTCTCTGACTTATGAAGGCAATCTACGTGTTATGCATATCATTCACTTGGAACTGGGCCAATGCAAATGTGCTCTAATGGAAACACGCCCCACCAGGTGGTGCTTGTTAATTTTCCGGTGGATTGGCTTGATACTCCATACTCCCCAACGGAGTTGGCCTTTAAAACGAACGTCTGGCGGCGGCGACAGTCAGATCGGATTCGGTTTTCCCCGGCCAAAAATCCCGAAAATCCGGAGTAAGATGTTGCTCCAATTGAGGCAATTGCCGTTCCTGTTCCTGCTCCACCCCATCCTTGCGCTATCCGTTCCCATGGTGGAGCAAGTGCAGCGGGCGGAGGAGCTGCTATCGTCGCATTGGTTAAGCCAGGCGCAGACTCAGTTGCGCGAACGTCTGGCCAGAACCAAGGACTCCATCGCCGACGTCCGACAGGCCAAGAATGTGGTGATGCTCCTGGGCGATGGACTGTCCATCACCACCTTAACGGCCGCCCGCATTCTGAAGGGGCAACGGCGCGGAGGACGCGGTGAGGAGGCACAGTTGGCCGTGGAACAATTCCCCTTTACCGGACTGAGCAAGACGTACTGCATCGACGAGCAGACACCGGACTCCGCCTGCACGGCCACCGCCTATTTCGGCGGTGTGAAGACGCACAGCGGCACAGTGGGTCAGAGTGGCAGTGGTGAGCGCGTGGAGTCCGTACTCCAGTGGGCACAGCGAGCGGGCAAGGCCACGGGAGTGGTGACCACCACCCGTTTGACGGACGCCAGTCCGGCTGGTGCCTACGCCCATGTGAGCAGGCGCGGCGAGGAGCTGGAGATTGCGCGACAGCTGGTGGAGGAGGAGCCGGGACGAAATCTTAATGTCATCCTGGGCGGTGGTCTGGGCAAATTTGCCGATGAGCGACGGGATGGCAAGGATCTGCTGGCTCAGTGGCGTGAATCGAATCCCAATGGCTGCTTCGCGCGATCCCTGAAAGAGTTGAGGAACTGCAGCGATGCTACCGGTACACTGCTGGGTCTCTTCAGCGACAGCCACATGTCCTATCACCTGGCCGCCAGCAAGGAGCTGCCGCGACTCTGCGACATGGCAGCGGCGGCCATTGAAAAACTGGAGAGAAAGTCGCAGGAGGATGGGAATGGATACTTCGTGTTCATTGAGGGCGGACGGATTGATCATGGACACCATGAAACCCGTGTGGGCTACGCCCTCGATGAGATGCTCGAGTTCGATGCGGCTGTGGAGACGGTGATCCAGATGACCGATCCGCGCGATACTCTGGTGGTGGTCACCGCCGATCATTCGCACACGCTCAGCATGTCGGGGTACGCGAAGCGGGGCACACCCATCCTGGGCATGGGTGCACAGCAGCGGGATGTGAACGGAGTGCCATACAGCACCCTCAACTATGCCATCGGCAAGTGGCAGAGCCTGGACAAGGATGGACGGCGGGAGAGTCCCAGCAAGACCCTGAGTCCCAGTGAGTAATCTCGATGGTTCCGGTTGTAGTTGGTCCAAATAACCCGTTTTTATTCCCTGACCAGCATCCTACACGCCCAGCTATATTCATGGAAGGAAGGGCGTGCATTCTGGCGAGGATGTGGTCGTATTTGCAATGGGCCCGCAATCCCATCTGTTCGGTGGCGTCATGGAGCAGAATCTGCTGCCCCATCTCATGGGCTATGCCGCTTGTCTGGGCAATAGCGTCACTCTCTGCAACCAGGACACGGATGCGGATTTGACTGCCTGATTTTTCAAAGTTTTTCGGATAAATTTTCGTTTTCTGTTGTTCTAAATAAATGGTCTTGcatgtatctatgtatcttcGTAATTTTCTAACTTAGTATCTTTCTATCTACTTTATGTATCTTTTTATAATATGTATCTTTAGGTTGTGCCACCCACCTAATATGTTGTGATCCTGAAAGTGCCTCTTGGTGGAATCGCTTTCGGGTGACACACTGGGCATCATGTAGGTGCTCTCGTCCGGCACCTCCAGGTATTTGGCCATCCGCTTGATATCccgatgcagcagcagcgactcCTGGCGCATCTCCTCCGCTTTCAAACCCTGTTAGATGTATTCAGTAGTATCCTCTTATATGTTTGCGTTTATAGTGATGACCCACCTGGACATAGGAGTGCAGGCGGTACATGAGCGGCGCCTGTTTGATGGGATGCAGGGTGATGGCGTTGTGGATCTCCTTACGCTTCAGTTTGCCCGTGTACGCATTTCGGCCACTGGAGTTGTGCCGCAAGATGTACTGCATCTGGATTTTTGGGAAAAAGAAGCGTTTCATTTAAAGGCGAGTATTTTAGAGTTCAAAGAATTCTAACAATGGATCTAATTGGTTGTTCTTTGAGTCCAACTATTGGGATTGCCCACCTCGTAGTTCCAAGTGCAGGGTATGCCGGCGAACTTCTGGACACACCGCCCCACCTCGACGTCCTCGTGCGTGCTGTAGAGGTTCTTCAGGCAGCTGGGTATGTGTGGCGCCACGCGGCGCAGAGTCTCGCTGCTGAGGATCACACCCGGTCCGCCCATGCAGAAGTTCTCGTCGAACTCGAGGGAGAGCAGGCCGAACTCCTCGCTGTTGCCCTTGCCCGCCTGGCCGATGAACTGCGGCTTGGAGCTGTCGATGGAGCGCAGGAAGCGCTCCAGCTTGTCCGGCTCCATGTAGACATCGTCGTCCGCCCGGATGAACCACTCGAAGCGGTCGATGTAGTGCTCGTACATGTAGTACAGCATCATGAAGGACTTCTTCTGCGGCGGATAGCGATCGTCCACGTTCTTCAGCCCCACCACGGGCAGGTCATCCGAGTAGCTGCCCTCCGAGCTGAAGAAGGCCATCCGGCCGGGCACCTCCTTGCCCCACGTATCGTACACCGCCCGCGCTCTGCCCTCCAGGAAGCTCTTTGCCGTCATCACGCCCACAAAGACCAGATTCCGCTGCGAGTTCTGTATGGTGTCCTCCTCCCGCAGTCCAATGATATCCGCCGGCGTCTTGAGATTCGTCGGGCGCAGGCTGCACCGCTTCACGATCTCCAGGGCCAGGTAGTTCTTCAGCATGGTGCCGATGCAGAGGCCCAGGGTGATGCCAAAGAAGCCGATGATCAGCGTCTTCCGCTTCGTCATCTTGTGCTGCAGCATCCTGTATAGAGTATATGTATAGCCACGCTAATCCGAATCCAATTCCAAGTGCAATGGCATTGGTGTTCAGTGGGCGCTGCTCATGGGGATTCCTGTGCGTGGAAACGAGAAAAGGGAAGCAATCTATAAATTAATGGTTCGTGCCAGCAGACGgaaatattacgcatacgttATGTATGCCTGCGCTgggaaaaatattatataatagtatatattaaaataaacataaaatttgAACAGGAATTTGTATTAAGGAAATATGTAGTTAAAATACAAGTTTAaaattttcttaatttatttataaattattatttgtataaaaAACAATACGTTTCTCATTGTGTATTCTCTCGAATAGAAGTTATTGAATAAGTTTGAAAATCAATCTGCCGAACAGGTAAGCCCTAAAATTTCATAGTTTCTCTCATTTTGTTTAAACAATACATATCAATACAATCAGCTATTTTCTCAGGAATCCGATTTAGTGTAAATAGCTAAAAGTCGAATTCATTTACACTCGCTGCGtgattgaaatggaaatggaatgggaactgaaaatggaaatttgaCGTCGGAGTGGCTCCGCAAACATTTGAGTTCGCAAATGTTCCAGGCATTTCCCTGGAATTGTTTTCCATTAGCCTCGGATGCACCACCGGTGTCCGGTGTGCCCCACTTCATTGCCCCCGGCGTCGATCTTCGCGAGACGCGGACACTTGAGCCGAGATTGAGATGCAAGATGCGAGATGTGCCGTGTAGAATCTAGatctatttataaattgaGATGACTGCGTGGGCGAGCTGGGCAAATGGCACTTGGCACAATTGTAGAACCGCCTGTCCGGGAACCTTGCTTCGGTAGCTTCGAAAAGTCGCCTCCAGTGCGTCGGCCACATCGTCTTGGATATAGTAAATATGTGCGTAGCCGaatgctaattaaataaacaaacagcTTGGCAAACTATTTGGTTAACAAATCAAAGGCCagcgaaaacgaaaatgggaGCACACACATTGGAAATAAACAGGAGGCACTGCCTCTGCTTATAATGGCTTTTAGTTGGACAGCAAAAAATCGTAGATATCGTTAATAACTCATTTTATGAGAGTAGAAAATATCTTAGAATTGTTCAAACTCTAGTAAAAACTTGTGTGTTTTCctaatgttttaaaaatagaGCATGCAAGGATTCTTAACACATTTCTTGCAGTGTAGCTTGGACGCAAAAGCGTTCTGCTGACCTTCTCGCCCTCCACTGAGTCACCTGTACAGGTGAGACCTGGGCGTACCTTTGGTTAGCTGCTTATGCAACTTTCGGCCTCTGCGATCTTAacttaacttttattttctatGGCCGCACCATAGATATGGCACTGCTTTAAAACGAGTGCTTTGACTTATTGTATATATAGGTaggtacatatattttttgtttgaatATTATTTCTTATCTGCCTGAGAGTAATCAGCTGCGCCGGTGGAAGGGTATGAGAATCCAGGCGGGCTCGCAGAATTCGTTTAATGAACTTTTTAATGCCCAAGTGTTCGGTTTGAGTCTCGTTTCGGATTCTCGGACCTTGACAGCAAATTGCCGAGATTTTAAACAAGTCTGGGTTGTTGCCcatttcctttttggccaggGGACAGCGGCGAGATTTCTCGGATTTGATTGTACTTCTGTTCtattattaatatatgtactttttttttgactAGCAAgagagaaatattttttaaaggcCCACATGGTGAACATTGGTAGTCCTAATGGGCACATATACGTTTTTGGTGGGGCacattttttatacatattttttaatcgGATTAAGCTCATGACGATCTATGAGTTTCCTGAAAGCTGCGGTGATTCAATAATTTCTCCAGACCAAAGATAAAAGTTGTGGTATATATATTCCAAGTAATTTAGCTAACATTTTTTTGTATTCACAATAAAATCCCatactattttttattatatattaggGTTTCATGAAAAATGTAATAGTAACTGTGTAATATTATATAAAGATACATATACTTAAGATACAAACTAAACCATCTTGGATTGATTTGCTAAGCACGTTGGGTGTTCTTATGGACATGTCTCAGCTCTTGGCCTTAATTGAACTGCCGAGCAGCAACTCACCTGTTCCAAGTGATCCGATCAGGTTGCCGTCGAATGCTGGGTCAGCACTTTTGCCGCCTTTTTTTGCCGGTTTAACTGGGTTCTTGCTGACAATTCGCATCTATCGGATGATCGGGGAGTATGACGAGTAGATGCATATGCATGTACGTAAGTGGAGTGGGAGTATCCCAATTGCGAAGTGGAGGATCTTGACTAGGGGTACGCAATTGTTGAGAGATTATACTCccatacagacacacacacacactcagtggctcacacacagatactcggGCACGCACACAGCGACAATTCGGCGAGCAGACAACAACACAGCACgctgttttaattattattagccctcgttgttgttgtcactgcctatttgcttttttttttcgctggtTACGACGATAAGTTCGCAAAGGTCGTTTcacgaaaaaaaaagtaacacacacacaccagccAACACGCACAGAAAATAATTAAGCCAACTTCGTAATGtgcaatttcacttttttcctTCGCAGCGgcgaattaaattatttaacaaaCTGTTgcgttttcggtttttttgatGTCTCCCAATAAATATCTTAACAGCGACCACCGATAGAAGCGCCGAAAAACGTTGAGCGCCTTGCAAGAACTAACCAATCCATCCGAGAAGTAGTCGCACCGCCGTCGACGAACTGcgtcggaatcggaatcggatcGGTCGACCGAACGCGGCCACCTTTGCGAAAGTATCTCTCAGATACTTTTCtgctctctccctctctctctctctctttctgaGCTGCGTCAGAGATGCGTCGATGATCGCTGTTGAACCATCACTGCTAAATCCACCTTATTGTATCCACCTTTCTTGAAGTATAGTTATCAAATAGTTACGTAGTTAAGATCATAGATACTTAGTATCCTAGCAAATActtattaatattttccaCAAGCGGTTATACTTCAAATAATTGGTTAGATGTACTAGGATAACATATAATAAGAATTCTTATTGGTAAGAAATTGGAAGAATTGGTTTTACtttagttttatgttttaGATTTTAAAATAAGAATAAGGTCATATGATATCATATCATATAAATATGATCATATGATTTATTTTGTAAACATGCttcatacaaaaaaaaaataataaagttacaaatttaaaaaaaaaacggaatatTTAGAAATGAAAGTAGTAAATTGAGCGAGAGAACAGCTTTCTGGTTTTTTTTGGTTGTGCCACCGTCGGTTTCTCTCAGTGCGTATCTTTGCTTTTCGGAGAGACgggtgtatctgtatctgtatctgataGCAGAATGTTGAGTGGCCTGCTCATCGCACCGCCTGCTATTTGTCTGCTTGGTAATTCTCTTTTTCTGGCTCATGGCAACATGTGGACCGAAATCACTCGCTTCGTTAATCCTTTTTATAGTTCGCAGAATTGAAATCCACTGAATCTTTTGCCAAAAAATGAGCATTAAATACGTACAAGAATTGCGAGGTTAaagttatgtttatttttttgtttgtttgataGTTTTAATAA encodes:
- the LOC6619937 gene encoding protein krueppel, with translation MSNNLQPRVVDLGVACLVCLAEEPEASSIYGHDPQSPHMLILDKIRCCTSLQLDSSPSQMQRLPDKICKQCHLELSVSYRFHEKCTAVQKLFRSASRATSTSAGSGTAAAAAPAAAAASPVPPLVDKQQEQLKHDLEQAHVRLPATLKIRRLNVDPCSSSSVSGTITTSTEPSEDVKEEKADSLALIQEGAMALSLNGLQAPDPITQQAEEKDPERQQDEDEGQAKMLGLDPWDDENTPEHLYEIETPLIDESVVASPPLPLPPTPPANHQKKRTYRRASPNVKQEKLPVTGNVDDDFKVGSTTKRRNSERSPKICEVCGNTYKYQHALNAHMRRHNNERPYSCEVCQKAFISNVELRRHMRVHTGQKPYSCRHCERRFSDFGSSKKHERIHTGERPYVCEVCNKGFAYAHVLSAHRRTHTGKKQFQCTQCDKGFTKKTYLSAHMEQHRGSGSGEASVASSSADASSRNRSASARKEPARKEASRKQQQIPESFSLDSVELEQTKVLEECIVANDFMFNEEDNAEQEANHREGLQHDDSYPYVGGYQSVDSVKELVGDLLDTEEFCDESKYMIE
- the LOC6619938 gene encoding DALR anticodon-binding domain-containing protein 3; translated protein: MNFYPMVQFGQKLIEFLTQPEKTDESGGDAAAPLPLKNFGKLIRYNNDELTKRGDLTIVAIPRYWQKYLKMQGLKLRIDGDELLPSEVERQELIEQSRMWRFPLLEVTVLNKERYSLRFQRHPIIAHVLKSVLTLRGDYGRSAKNNHSRTICLQLQADAGAVDGGQDLRHYRVQQLYKILLRMVDYSSWRLVEPNDRQKDTICVTVELEKCCKREQPVRHVCLTSGPVLDPMNMGASFLTVNEYLELRRKHMELMATQRSGMCPVGMSSLETLTKRLGAAAVIVDLFVVRHSSAVRVVRHGMGICKGASYILYNSARMEALLRKFHHEVSTGAYERLPLLDEIDFSVLEDGVDWELIYGYLLTFPELMEYTMEQLDQGNCGVHLLVHFVENLAAAFSRFYYHKKVLLQKRDELMPILYARIYLIKAVRQVLNTALAVLGIEPVDYV
- the LOC6619939 gene encoding chondroitin sulfate synthase 1, with amino-acid sequence MLQHKMTKRKTLIIGFFGITLGLCIGTMLKNYLALEIVKRCSLRPTNLKTPADIIGLREEDTIQNSQRNLVFVGVMTAKSFLEGRARAVYDTWGKEVPGRMAFFSSEGSYSDDLPVVGLKNVDDRYPPQKKSFMMLYYMYEHYIDRFEWFIRADDDVYMEPDKLERFLRSIDSSKPQFIGQAGKGNSEEFGLLSLEFDENFCMGGPGVILSSETLRRVAPHIPSCLKNLYSTHEDVEVGRCVQKFAGIPCTWNYEMQYILRHNSSGRNAYTGKLKRKEIHNAITLHPIKQAPLMYRLHSYVQGLKAEEMRQESLLLHRDIKRMAKYLEVPDESTYMMPSVSPESDSTKRHFQDHNILGISPELNKFVPASTDDLLDWSFIARSLYSASSANPKQKIDSAMREGLEDAITEVMENINNYSRQRGRVIEFRELLYGYHRLDALHGQDMILDLLLIYKKYRGKKMTVPVRRHLYVQRAFTGIFVKEVDEDFYNVTLQQSLLGSLFQKGMARLSSHFTMPSGLLSPTQDKIVFVLPIAGRLGTFERFLRTYERVCVRGEQHCDLLVVIFGSPDELGDHLQLLHDLHARHVYQQVNWIQRSSAFSRGVALDVAARSSYIRQEDIILFIDVDMVFEVETLQRVRMHTQRGKQVYLPIVFSQYDPQRRTGDAGGSEDEGDTPRIDDERGYFRQFGFGICAIYKSDILDEDINGFDKDITGWGLEDVKFLEKIVRVGTRQRGFLANTAELAMDYNEAAEQWRRLSVFRAPDPTLVHIYHDISCDVQLDAPQYNMCLGTKANSLGSTRLMEQLFHSSPENVQFAADFNRQKQQQQQAR
- the LOC6619940 gene encoding alkaline phosphatase, tissue-nonspecific isozyme encodes the protein MHIIHLELGQCKCALMETRPTRWCLLIFRWIGLILHTPQRSWPLKRTSGGGDSQIGFGFPRPKIPKIRSKMLLQLRQLPFLFLLHPILALSVPMVEQVQRAEELLSSHWLSQAQTQLRERLARTKDSIADVRQAKNVVMLLGDGLSITTLTAARILKGQRRGGRGEEAQLAVEQFPFTGLSKTYCIDEQTPDSACTATAYFGGVKTHSGTVGQSGSGERVESVLQWAQRAGKATGVVTTTRLTDASPAGAYAHVSRRGEELEIARQLVEEEPGRNLNVILGGGLGKFADERRDGKDLLAQWRESNPNGCFARSLKELRNCSDATGTLLGLFSDSHMSYHLAASKELPRLCDMAAAAIEKLERKSQEDGNGYFVFIEGGRIDHGHHETRVGYALDEMLEFDAAVETVIQMTDPRDTLVVVTADHSHTLSMSGYAKRGTPILGMGAQQRDVNGVPYSTLNYAIGKWQSLDKDGRRESPSKTLSPTSYTPSYIHGRKGVHSGEDVVVFAMGPQSHLFGGVMEQNLLPHLMGYAACLGNSVTLCNQDTDADLTA